CCATCGTCACCGGCGCGTCGGCGGGCTCGGTGAATGCGCTGCTCTCGGCGTACGCGGGCTGCCGCGCGCCGGAGCGGACCCCCAGCAAGAGCCTCTTCTTCCAGACGTGGAACACGCTCGCCCTGGAGACGCTGCTCCAGCCGGGGAGCGTGGGCACCGACCACACCTTCTCGTCCAAGCCCGTCATGGACGCCATCGAGCGGCTCAAGACGCTGGACCCCAGCGGCTGGCAGCAGTGCCGCTTCTCCCTGGGCGCGACGACCACCCGCCTCCAGGGCCGGGAGATCGACCTCGCCCAGGCCGGCAACATCCGCAGCCGTACGGGAGAGCAGCTGCGGCTGGCGCGCTTCACGGAGAAGTTCCTGCTCACCGCCCAGGGCAACACCCAGCGGGCCCCCGAGTTCTGCCCCTTCCCGGGGTGTGACGCGAAGGCGCCCTACTCCACGTTCTACCCCAGGCTGGCCCAGCCCGAGGGCGGGCCCATTCCGTTGGACAACGTCTTCAACATGGTGGCCGCCTCGGGCGCGTTTCCCACCGCCTTCGAGCCGCGTGTCATCGCCCACCGCTACTTCGACACCCGGACGGGCCAGTGGGTGGAGGACAACACGGCCCGGTTCGCCGATGGCGGCATCTACAACAACAACCCGCTGGACCTGGCGCTGAGGATGTCCCAGTGGGAGGCGGCTCCGCTGCGCGGCAGCCACCGCTTCCTCTACTTCGATCCCAACGCCGTGGATTGGAAGTGGGCGCCCGAGCAGACGGAGCCCTTCGCCGGCCCCGGGCTGCTGGCCACCTACGAGGATCTGCTGGCGGGCTTCGCCGGCACGGCGATGAGCGCCCAGCTCATGGACACGCTGGAGACGGAGCCGGACGTGCGCGAGCGCATCGACGTGCCGGTGCGCCATGCGCCGCTGGCGGGTGAGTACCTGCTCGCCATGAGCGCCTTCCTGGACGAGGACTTCCGCACCTTCGACTTCCACCGGGGCATGGTGGATGCGTGGCACTTCGTGTCGAAGGAGTCGGACACCCGCATCCTCTTCGAGGAGCTGGCCCACGCCAACCCGGAGGCGCCGCCCACGACGGTGGGGGTGGACTCGCCCCTCTTCGCGTGCTTCCTCGCCTTCGAGCAGTCCGTCGCCGACGAGCCGGCCTCGCTGCCCGCGTGCGGCGAGCTCCAGTCGGAGGAGAGCCAGAATGTGCTGTCGCTCATGGCCGTCTCCCGGAAGATGCGGAAGGATCCGACGCTGTCCTTGAGCAACAACTTCGAGCGCTTCACGGAGGCGCTCGCGACGCGCGGCTATGTGTTCCGCTCGGGGTTGCTGAAGGGGCAGACGGCCTCGGCGCTCCAGGGCAAGTTCCGGCAGGTCTTCGGGGACGCGGTGACCGAGCTGACGCACCAGCAGCCGCGCTCCCAGCAGCTGGGTTTCGGGGTGGCCACCAAGCTCGCCCTGGACAGCGCCATCGCCTACCAGCCGGTTCCGTTCTACTCGCTGGTGGGCATCACCTCGGGTGGCCTGGAGCTCGCGGTGTCTCCGTCGCTGATGCACTGGAAGGAGAAGGAGCTGCGGCTGCGCTCGGGCGTGCGGGTGTCCTACGGAGAGTCGGTGCGCTTCTCCGGCGGCGAGAGTCCTCCGGACTTCGACACGGCGGCCTACGTCAGTGGAGCGTTCGGCTTCGGCCCACCGCCCATCCGGTTCGAGGCGGGCCTGGGCCTGCTCACCGAGGCCTCGTACATTCCAGACACGGGCAAATGGGTGGCGCTGCGCTTCGCCCTGGAGGGCTCGGTGATGGTCGTCGCCGCCGAGCACCTGGAGATCAGCCTGCGCCCGAGGCTCTATCTGGACGGAGGCCGTGCGAGCTCGCCGCTGTATGTGCCCACCACCACCAGCCCCGAGGCGCCCCAGAAGTTCGAGGCGCTGGGGCTGCTGCTCGGCGCGGGCTGGCGGTTCTAGCCGGAGCCGCTCAGCGCACGGTTCTCCGCGCGCCACCGTTGGGGC
The sequence above is drawn from the Archangium gephyra genome and encodes:
- a CDS encoding patatin-like phospholipase family protein encodes the protein MNSILARVGCAVALLTVFPALAAPPAPPAPLDPSRIATHLEAELKTAHQAIEKHGTRMEGLLGPSLRGNELATEASALRSELPDFIRGNPHLFEELLGTLQTLEQQPPGALSKQEPGLVRLLNEQLRQGLHRFGQRVGAPPALVVSGGVSLGSYQAGFLYYYTLFLHDRAGVLRAIPPANRESLRSLGIELPDEPPSGFTIVTGASAGSVNALLSAYAGCRAPERTPSKSLFFQTWNTLALETLLQPGSVGTDHTFSSKPVMDAIERLKTLDPSGWQQCRFSLGATTTRLQGREIDLAQAGNIRSRTGEQLRLARFTEKFLLTAQGNTQRAPEFCPFPGCDAKAPYSTFYPRLAQPEGGPIPLDNVFNMVAASGAFPTAFEPRVIAHRYFDTRTGQWVEDNTARFADGGIYNNNPLDLALRMSQWEAAPLRGSHRFLYFDPNAVDWKWAPEQTEPFAGPGLLATYEDLLAGFAGTAMSAQLMDTLETEPDVRERIDVPVRHAPLAGEYLLAMSAFLDEDFRTFDFHRGMVDAWHFVSKESDTRILFEELAHANPEAPPTTVGVDSPLFACFLAFEQSVADEPASLPACGELQSEESQNVLSLMAVSRKMRKDPTLSLSNNFERFTEALATRGYVFRSGLLKGQTASALQGKFRQVFGDAVTELTHQQPRSQQLGFGVATKLALDSAIAYQPVPFYSLVGITSGGLELAVSPSLMHWKEKELRLRSGVRVSYGESVRFSGGESPPDFDTAAYVSGAFGFGPPPIRFEAGLGLLTEASYIPDTGKWVALRFALEGSVMVVAAEHLEISLRPRLYLDGGRASSPLYVPTTTSPEAPQKFEALGLLLGAGWRF